From the genome of Reinekea thalattae:
GAATTTCATTGTCATCGGCAAAAGCAACGATGGATGGCGTTGTACGATCGCCTTCGGCATTTTCAATAACCTTTGGCTTGTCGCCTTCAAGAACAGCTACACACGAGTTAGTGGTACCTAGGTCAATACCAATAATTTTACCCATCTTTAAATACTCCGTTAATTTTTTGCTAAATTTTTCTGTCCGGTAATATGTGCTCACCGGATGTTATTTCAAGCCTGCAATTTATTTTTTAAATCGACTTTTTAAGCCTGCTCATCAATGCTTGCTGCTGGAGCGCCACCCTTACTCACCATCACCATGGCCGGACGAATTAATCGACCATTCAACTGATAGCCTTTTTGCATAACGGCGATCACGGTATTTGGCTCTACATCTGGGTTTTCAACCATCGACATGGCTTGGTGCAGCTGTGGATCAAAAGGCTCGCCCACGGGATCAACAGCAACAATATTAAACTTACCAAAGAGATCGATCAGACCTTTCAAGGTCAGCTCAACCCCTTCTTTAATAGCCGTTATATCGGCAGTCTCTGATTCACTGGACTGCAGTGCGCGCTCTAAGTTATCTGCAACAGCAAGTAATTCTTTGGATAACTTCTCTTGCCCGAACTTATGTGCGTTTTCGATATCTTTTTCAACACGGCGACGCAAGTTGGCCATTTCTGCTTCGGCACGGATATACTGATCTTTGGCCTCAGCGGCGCGATTCTCAGCGTCCTCAAGTTGCTTAACCAGATCAACTTCCGATATATCTTCAACGGTTACTTCATCGACACCCGCATCTGACGCCTGTTCTGTTGCGGCAGTTTCAGTTACTTCTTGTTCGATATCGTCTACAGCTTTATCTTCCTGAGTCATGGCTTACCTTTCCAACTCTAATGTTCGTTTAATTCCGGCACTTTTATTGGGGTTATGGCACCCTTTTCAAGCCTATTGATCAGCTAAAAGGGCCATTTTTCGGCTTATTTCTGCTTAGGCGGCAAAATCTTCCTCAGCATCACAAAAACGCTTGCCAATAACAGCAAAATAACTGTACATTTATACAGATAATTACAGTTAGGGTGAGCTCCATGCTGCAGAACTTATTGATTCGAAATATCGCGATTGCAGACAACATCGATATTGATTGGCAATCAGGCATGTCTTCCATTTCTGGCGAGACTGGCGCTGGTAAAT
Proteins encoded in this window:
- the grpE gene encoding nucleotide exchange factor GrpE encodes the protein MTQEDKAVDDIEQEVTETAATEQASDAGVDEVTVEDISEVDLVKQLEDAENRAAEAKDQYIRAEAEMANLRRRVEKDIENAHKFGQEKLSKELLAVADNLERALQSSESETADITAIKEGVELTLKGLIDLFGKFNIVAVDPVGEPFDPQLHQAMSMVENPDVEPNTVIAVMQKGYQLNGRLIRPAMVMVSKGGAPAASIDEQA